Genomic segment of Oncorhynchus nerka isolate Pitt River linkage group LG10, Oner_Uvic_2.0, whole genome shotgun sequence:
accAGTCGtactggtccctttgcagaaaaacagccccaaagcatgatgtttccacccccatgcttcacagtaggtatggtgttctttggatgcaactcagcattctttgtcctccagacacgacgagttgagtttttaccaaaaagttatattttggtttcatctgaccatatgacattctcccaatcttcttctggatcatccaaatgctctctagcaaacttcagacgggcctggacatgtactggcttaagcagggggacacgtctggcactgcgggatttgagtccctggcggcgtagtgtattactgatggtaggctttgttactttggtcccagctctctgcaggtcattcactaggtcccgggattttttctcaccgttcttgtgatcattttgaccccacggggtgagatcttttGTGGAGCCCcacgagggagattatcagtggtcttgtatgtcttccatttcctaataattgctcccacagttgatttcttcaaaccaagctgcttacctattgcagattcagtcttcccagcctggtgcaggtctacaatttttttttctggtgtcctttgacagctctttggtcttggccatagtggagtttggagtgtgactgtttgaggttgtggacaggtgtcttttatactgataacaagttcaaacaggtgccattaatacaggtaacgagtggaggacagaggagcctcttaaagaagaagttacaggtctgtgagagccagaaatcttccttgtttgtaggtgaccaaatacttattttccaccataatttgcaaataaattcattaaaaatcctacaatgtgattttctggattttttgtttctcattttgtctgtcatagttgaagtgtacctatgatgaaaattacaggcctctctcatctttttaagtgggagaacttgcataattggtggctgactaaatacttttttgccccactgtatgtaacatCGGAACAGAAACCATGATGCGATAACACAATATGAGCAGTGGTGTTTGAAAGCCTTTCCACTCACCTCTAGTCTCTGCACCATCTCCCGTATCTCCTCTGCCTGGCTGTCCATCACACTGATTGACACTGCCTCCCCCCTCTCATAGAAGATATCCAGGCAAGGCCCACCTATGGCCCTGCTGTCTGTCACCGCCTTCCAGCCAATCACGTCACGGCAGCAGCAGTTGAACACCACCCTCCGTGTGTATCTCTCGATCAGCACCACTGATTCAGCTGAGACCCCCAGTAGACAGGGCAGCTTttgtcctcctgtctcctcctcattcCCACTGGTGGCCCTGACAGCCCAGACTAGCGCCCCAGCACTGTGCAGCTCTGCCCCCTTGGCCCCCTTCAGTTTGTCTTTGCGCTTGCCCCCCAAGGACAGCAGGGGGAACTTGGTGGAAGAGTCGATTGGCGTGGTGGTCACGTAGTTCTCTGCCAGGTCTTTCAGGTACTCCTGCCGTGTACGCGTGGCCATGGAGCGGAACTTCTCCGCCTTCTCGGCAGCGTTCTCAGCGTTCACCGCCTTGGCCAGCAGGAAGTCTCTGAAGGCAGGGGAACGGGGGAATCGAGCACCCTTAGGGAACAGAGGCCCGAATAACGGGATGTCTTTGGAGCGTGTTACCGCCACCCTGGGGGCGAGAGAGATTGTCAGGGTAAAAAAATCAGAAATCCAACCCCATAATCAGAGTCTTGCAGCACACTTCTAGTTTTGATACCCTTGTAAATACAATGTGACAACAGTAAACATGTTGTTACACCTGTCATTTCTGATTGATAATGCTGAAAGCAGATAAACATACAAAGACAGTTGTGGAGCAGCCAGGGACAGCGGTACAGCtcgagacaaacagagacagttgTGGAGCAGCCAGGGACAGCGGTGCAGCtcgagacaaacagagacagttgTGGAGCAGCCAGGGACAGTGGTACAGCTCGAGACAAACAGAGACCGTTGTGGAGCAGCCAGGGACAGCGGTACAGCtcgagacaaacagagacagttgTGGAGCAGCCAGGGACAGCGGTGCAGCtcgagacaaacagagacagttgTGGAGCAGCCAGGGACAGCGGTGCAGCtcgagacaaacagagacagttgTGGAGCAGCCAGGGACAGCGGTGCAGCtcgagacaaacagagacagttgTGGAGCAGCCAGGGACAGCGGTGCAGCtcgagacaaacagagacagttgTGGAGCAGCCAGGGACAGTGGTACAGCTCGAGACAAACAGAGACCGTTGTGGAGCAGCCAGGGACAGCGGTACAGCtcgagacaaacagagacagttgTGGAGCAGCCAGGGACAGCGGTACAGCtcgagacaaacagagacagttgTGGAGCAGCCAGGGACAGCGGTACAGCtcgagacaaacagagacagttgTGGAGCAGCCAGGGACAGCGGTGCAGCTCGAGACAAACAGAGGCAGTTGTGGAGCAGCCAGGGACAGCGGTACAGCtcgagacaaacagagacagttgTGGAGCAGCCAGGGACAGCGGTGCAGCtcgagacaaacagagacagttgTGGAGCAGCCAGGGACAGCGGTGCAGCtcgagacaaacagagacagttgTGGAGCAGCCAGGGACAGCGGTACAGCtcgagacaaacagagacagttgTGGAGCAGCCAGGGACAGCGGTGCAGCtcgagacaaacagagacagttgTGGAGCAGCCAGGGACAGCGGTGCAGCtcgagacaaacagagacagttgTGGAGCAGCCAGGGACAGCGGTGCAGCtcaagacaaacagagacagttgTGTAGCAGCCAGGGACAGCGGTACAGCAGGAGAGAAGGCTCTCATCTCACCTGTAGTAGGTGTGGTCAGAGCAGGACTTTTCCACCTGGATGATGATGAAGACATGTTGGAAATGGGAGCGAATGGCCTTAGGAGTGAAGGGCAAAGCCCCTGGCTCCTGGAACACTATGGTCACTATGTCATTCCCAATGTGCCTCTTCCTCAGCAactacagtaccagagagagagagagagagagagagagagagagaggagggggttagaGGTAGTCAAGAGAGCTGTTAATACATTTTGGTTATTTGATCAACTAATGATCATGTGCAGTTAGCTATTCGGTGTTACTTATTTGTATGGTGTCGTGTTTCCAAATCACTCCAACCGAAGAGCTGGCAGATGTGAGCGGCTCTCCAGCCTGACTGCCAGCCAAACAGACAGAGTGGCAGTAGCTCAGTATCTATAGTGTATGGGCAGACACAGCATGCTTTTAGAGTGGGAGTTGGACATAGAGACGCAGAGGAACAAGTCATTTGCCTGCCGTGCTTGTTGTGCAACATTCCTCAAGCGGGGACGCCTTCATTTGAACATGGAGAAATGTGTAGGTTTTAAAACCAAAGAATAATGTTACCATAAACACAGAATCAAGAAGAttatttttcatacattttttgcGAGGAATGCTGCTTATTCTCTTCAATATTTGCCCCAAAAAAGACCTAACTATGCTTGTGTAAAAGATCAGAATCTCCGTTTCTAATCGTTTTCGATTAAAAAGGACTTTCTAAACAACCACGTTAACACATTATCACTATCACGGCTTCAAGTTGTCTGACTGGGTTTCCTTAGCGTCCTGTAAAGCAgcgtgtagtgtgtatgtgttgtttGTTACCTGTTGTGTGTTGTTGGCCGTGTAGGGCAGCATGGTGGACACGTGGAACATGACCTCATAGTCCTGGTAGCGCGTGTAGAGGGACTGGATCCCCGTGGAGTCCGCTGTgtgcacacacgcgcgcacgagcacacacacacacgcgcacagaaAGGTTTAAACACGTCGCTATCAGCCTCGTAGCtaacagagtgagagacagtctACAGATAGTGTAAACACAGACTAAAAAAAAACATCAGTCTGACTTTAGGTGCTTTAGATTACAGTGATAGACAGTATTAAgatagaggacacacacagtgaCTATACAGCTTCTCCCAATACTGCTACAATTACACCGTGTTAGATAGTGTTAATCTTATATGTTTACTAACCCCTGATGCCCTGTGATTCAATATATACAGTGAACAAACAATGTAACGcaacacgcaacaatttcaacaattttactgagttacagttcatatagggaaatcagtcaattgaaataaattaattaggcactaatctatggatttcacgactgggaatacagatatgcaactgttggtcacagataccttcaaAAAAAGGTAGGGACCTGAATCAGAAAAatagtccgtatctggtgtgtcCACCATTtgcatgacacatctcctttgcatagagttgatcaggttgttgattgtggcctgtggaatgttgtcccactcctcttcaatggctgagcGATGTTGCTGGATAtcggtgggaactggaacacactgtcgtacacgtcgatccagagcattccaaacatgaTCAATGGGTGACATGCCTGGTGAGTATtcaggtcatggaagaactgagaccttttcagcttccaggaattgtgtacagatccttgcgacatggagccgtgcggatgaatggcatgacaatgagccTGTGCATTCAAATGACTATCGATGAAATGCATTTGTGTTTGTTGTCATtatcttatgcctgcccataccgtaaccccaccgccaccatggggcactcagcAAACCGTTTGCCCACACAACGCCTTACTCGCTACCCTGTCTGCCATCTGCTCGGAACAGTTTGAACCAGGATTCATATGTAaatagcacacttctccagcgtgctagtggccatcgaaggtgagcatttgctcaCTGAAGTCGGTTAAGAAGCCAAACTGCagccaggtcaagaccctggggaggacgacaagcacgcagatgagcttccctgagacagtttctggtagtttgtgcagaaatgctttgcttgtgcaaacccacagtttcatcggCTGTCCAggcggctggtctcagaccatcccgcaaGTGAAAAAGCCagatgtggaagtcctgggctggcgtggttacatgtggtctgcggttgtgaggccggttggacatactgccaaattctctaaaacaacattgaaggcggcttatggtagagaaattaacattacattctctggcaacaaccctggtggacattcctacagtcagcatgccaaatgcacactcccacaaaacttgagacatcggtggcattgtgttgtgtgacaaaaatgtacattttagagttgccttatattgtccccagcacaaggtgcacctgggtaatgatcatgctgtttaatcagcttcttgatatgccacaccatcAGGtgcatggattatcttggcaaatgagaaatgctcactaacagggatgtaaaccaatttgtatacaacatttgagagaaaagcTTTTTGTGAGCATGAACAATTTGGGggttattttatttcagctcatgaaacatgggaccaacactttacatttagcgtttatatttttgttcagtatatatcctGCCTGTAGATAACGTGTAGATAGTATGTATGTGTAGGGCTCACTCTTGGTGTCCAGCTGAGCGCGGTACTTCTCCCAGCCTTTAAGCTTCACTCGCTCCCCCAGCAGGTCCAGGAACTCCTCGAAAGCCGGCCCAGAGCTCTCGTTGTTGTACATGTCCTCCTCAGAGCTCTGGCCTGCACGGCAGTACATCACCCCCACCTTCCTCTGGAAGttcagctggggggggggggggggggggagaaagagagagagagagagattttcatCAACTATTGTGTTTTTTCTAATAACCATGGCAGCCCAAAACTTTTAGAATAGATGTACTGTATCTCTTTGAATGCCTGTTCAAGTTCAAGTGATAGTATCAGAATGGACAGATCAGACACATTTCTCTGTAGACTGCTCCATAGGAGGTTTACATGAACCATCTAAAAGAGTATCCTGATGGATCTGACATCTTATTGGCCATGAGCAGGACACTGAGTGGGGTCAACCCAGGGTGGGTCCTACTCACCCCCTGTTCGTCCAGCTTGAGCAGGGTATCTCGGACCTTGGGCGAGGTGGAGGCCAGACGCAAGCAGTGGAGGTTGAGCTCAGGGATGATGAACTCCAGGAGCCTCTTGGGAGACAGGCCGCGCGGGGTGGTGTGGCGGGCCGCTGACGGCACGGACTCCTCCAGGATGGAGCCTCTCAGAGTCTTCAGCTGGGAGGCAGGGACAGTCCCGAGGGGTGTGAGTAGATGGACAAATGTGTGCAACAATAGTAAGTATGGGTATGTGTGAATGGCGGTATGTATTCAGAAAAGGATCTAGAAGTCTGTCAATACTGTATACTCATATTGACCTTGAGTGTGTATTGTAGACTGACCTCAGTGGTTCTGAAGATGATTCTGTAGTTATACTGAGCTCCACTggacccctccttctcctctctacgGAAGCTGATGGCCACTGGACCCAGGCGGTCATCTATACCAAAGAAGTTCTGATGATCTGAGGAATGGAAAGAAATATCCCTGTAACACTGTTGTTGACGAACACAAACAGTCTCAATCATTTAATGAGGTAAAGCAAACATGATCTTTCACACACAACGACGCAGCACTCACCTTTCATGTAGAAGTATTTGCGGTAGTAGTGGGCTCCCAGGTCTGCGTGTTCTATGAAGTAGTTGCTCTTGCCCTGCTGTTGGACGTGGCTCTCTCTGGGTTCCTCCAGTACTGACACTGCATCGTTGGGGTTCCTCAAGCTCAGCCACAGGCACCCTCTTCCCTGTGTATTCCCCAGGCCCGCCCGCTCCTCACCCCCCATCTCGTTACGGAAGTGGGGGCAGCTGAGCAGCAGCTCGTTGTCGTTCCCATCTCCCTCGTCCAGCAGACACTGGTCAGGGTCCtccacagcccccccaccactaCCCCCACCCTGCGAGGGGGAGGAGGGTGTGGCCTGGGTGAGGGGGCGCATCGTTGAGGCGGCCGACGCCCCTGAGGTGATGTTCTTTTTGCGGCCGATGCTGTCCCGATTGCTGGCTGCTTCCAAGAGATCAAACAGAATGCTCTGAACATCATAGTGGGCAAAGTTCCTGACCCAGGCTCCGCCTCCCAGGTTGTCATAAGGACCTGGTTGGGGGATCTGTGGGGGTGAAGGCTTGGCCTTCTTGCTCAGCCCCTCAGGCTTGGGGGGCTTGGCTGGTTTTGGAGTTTCTCCTGTGGGGGCGGAAAGAGCCCTGAAGAAGCCGTCTGGTTCTGGGGGTGTTGCATGCAGACCCAGCAGAAGGAAGGGGTCTTTGAAGCGGAGGGCGTTGGGGCTCAGAGCTCCCTGGTCGTCTGCACTGAGCTCCTGTGTTCCTgacagacctgtctgtctctccagtgaGGAGAGGCTGCCATACTCCCTGTGCAGCACCACCCCTGAGTCCCCCTGAGCCCCGGCACCTGCCTTCTCCCCCACCGCCCGTGTGGCCTTCCCTCCCACCTTACCAGAAGAGTCCAGGTCACCCAGAGTCACGTCACTGTTGCTTCTCTGCATGATGTGTCCTCGGCCCACGGACCTCAGGTTCAGACTCACACGGTTCGGGTTAGTAAGGCTCTCCCCATCTGCCCCCTCCCCGTCCCTCCTCGGGGGCCACTCCCCTGCCAGCACCCGCGCCCGTACCCCACCGTCCCGCTTAGAGTCAAAGTTGACCGTTGCCAGAGGGGGTCGCGGCCTTTGCCGGCAGAACTTGCGGAGGAAGAGGTCGTCAGACTGCATGGTGCCTCAGACTCCAATCCTCCAACTGTCTCTCCTCACTTTCCCAAACCGGATGAGTAAAGGTACTACACGTGTTCCTCATCCACATTCAATAACACAATGCAGAGGACTATTAGATGACAGTTATGTCCACACAGTCAGATACAATTATATGTTTTAAGTCTGGAAAGCGTACACCCATTCCAAGTTATTTTAGGACGTTCTCCAGCTCTGCAGATGACTAAGATTCTGGTGTGCCCCAGTTTTGGATTGGTCCAGTTTTGGTTTGGTCCTGCTGGTAAAAatgtacagaggagaggagagttaacCATCAGAAGAGCCCAGCTCTTTATACCCTGTCATCCATTCTCTTTGGTCTCTTCCACTGGTCACCTGTGCACAGAGACAAAGCTACGGTCATTGACCACAGACACCCGTCTCCCACCCATACTGCTATTATCCTTCCTGACGCCTCAGATGTCATTCAGTCACTGAGGTTTTGTTCAATGGTTGCAAATCAAACTATGCGCCAGTGTTTTTTAAGCCACTTTGTCAAAACATTATCCTGAAATTCGAATGCATTTCTTTTCAACAATGACGCATAGAAATCGAAAAAGGCAAACAAGCAGCTCTGACGTGTGTTGTTTTGTTCTGTATTGTTAAACCTCTCAATACTTGCATTATGATTTTTTTTCCTTTGCAAAAATAGCTGCCAAGTAGTCGTATGTGGCCCACCACATCCCCTCTATGGACAGGCACAATAGAACACTGCAGGAAGGGGGAGGTGGCCTTCCTGTCCTCAAACAAGTTAAGAATAAAATGGTAATAAACATAACAATGCTGGCCAGCCTGCCAACAGAATAAGACTCACTCTATCTATCTCATACAGTGTCTATTTTGAATACAGTAGCCTGCTGTGTGTCTAAGACAATATTCCCCTCTGAGACATTACAATTCATCCTCTCCTATCATATGCAATCCCCAGAGAAAGCAGAAACATTAAACGCCACCGGACTTCTAAAtccacacaaccccacacatgatCTGACATTCCAAATGTAACACGGGCCTTTTGCTTGTTCATTTTGATTTTATGGTCACATTTGCTCATAAATTGTCATATcccaccaactctctctctctctcttgatcaatgcaagtcaatggtacctatattagcattttcaaaatcatgtccaaatcatctaTAAGCAACTCCTTTGAGTTACACAATCAATGTTGAGATACTTTAGGATGGTTCGGACCAGAAGGGCACAAATAAAACGAGAGTCTGTACATCAAAACCTCAATATAGTGAGGATATTAATAGTGAGATGTCCAATGTCATTTTGTTCagatatttgatttatttcattaAAATATGAAACATAGACTTTGGCTTGTAAGAGTCAATtaaataaaaatgcccaaatgaAACGTATAAATTGGATTTTAACATACTAATCTTCAGGGGCCATTTAGGCTTTTTTACTGAATAACATAACAAAACAATTGTTTGCCTAAGGATAGCCAGTATGTAAATATCTACATTTTTTTATGTCTCGAAATGAACCAAGGTACTCTAACAGTAAATGATAGAGTAAGACTTCCGTCAATAAGTGACAGGCCAGTCTGTTGCTTAAATGAGGGCCACTATTCATAAGTGGATTTTCATTATCTACACTTATTCTAAACATCCTAAATCTTTCTCATTACAGACTATTTGTTTCAGGTCAACTCACAGGCGAAAATAGGTTGTTTTCAAATGAATTTCCTCGGTTCCTGGTATCCCCATTCTTTGTTCCCTTCTCTCTGGTCAAATTGACGTCAATCATACGATATCGGAAACCAGTTTCTCTTGAATCCAAATATTAGATTTCTTCTACATTCTAAAGGCTGCTTCCTGTCTCGCTATTTCTCATGCATCTCCTGTCTCGAGAGGATTTGCAGCCTCGAGAGCAGGTGCAGCGACGCAGCTCACACTCATGTTTCCCGGTGCGCGTTAGCAcagaatgctgcagagatgttgaggtgactggtgagagagggagtcatctctctctctctctctctctctctctcgctctctctctctgcctctgcacaACTGAATGTTAATAGTTACTCCAGATATTGACTGAATATTGGAGATTTGCAATTCACCTTCTGTCCCCATAAAGGAACAATCACATTGTGCCTGGTTGCATAGATACAATATTTTAGACCACGATGACATTTAAACATGACAACATGTTTGGACATCCTTTCTGACATTTCTCTAGCTATGTACTGGATGCCCTTAACCACAGCAATTCACTCTGATATATTTTCTGGATAATATCAATTTCTTCAGTTCtttgaaagtttttttttttactgaagcAAATCAGGTTAAGCGACTTGTTCGATGACAGAGCAGCAGCTTCCATCTCCCTGCTGGTACCGAGCCCAGCCACTTACTTTCCATCCAAGGTCTCTGAATCTCCCATCAGAGTGTCCTGACTTGTGGGAGTCAAGATGAAACCATGTGTACTCTGAAGGTGATAGCTGGGTTTGCAAAATAGTTTAGGATAGAAGTCTTTGAAACATGTGCATTACTTGTATTTTTTCTGAAATGAGAAAAAGGACTACAGCATTTGTGTGTTCATTGAGCACACACTGAGATTATATATGGAGTGGCTGTACATCCACTGTATGGCCATGCGTTCCCCCTGGGGCCACTCGATAGTTCCCTGGTGCTTTTAGTGACCCAATGGCAGATTGTAAGCACACAATCAACAATACCAAAAGCTGCATGCATCCACAACAAGTGGCCATTCATTTAATTCATCTATtataacaacacaataacacatgcTAAATATTTGATCAATCCAGTCTCTGTTTTCAGTCTCATGCATTATAAATTGATTGCCAGTTTAGAGTAAAGCTGGAAATCCAGTGGTTTAGTTCATCAAAACCATATAAAGGCCTGCAGAGGAACCTGCCCTGCAGTCAAATCATTCTACTCCCAAGTTCTGTGGGTTGACAAAGAGCAGGACATACGATATACTAAAGTAAGGAGTCAAACTGATAAAGGGAAGCTTTAACTAGTCCAGTACTGTATGTGATGTTCTCTAACTGCCCCAGTGAGACTTCTGGTTCAACTACGCAATAGGGGTCTACGGTGACCACAGCTTCCTCCTCATGTCACTTCTGTGCATAGCTGCAGAGGTTCACTTCTCCATCCTCCACAGACTACTATCCAACATGTCTGGTGGTTTCTGTGTCTAACAGGGTAACGAGTGACTCTGTTGACTGTATCAAAGTTATAGGGAGAGTGTTTCCCCCACCCTAAAGGCCATGTGAACTAACCTAGTTCTTCGGTCACATCTGTCACTTCCTCTGAACCAAAttcaatatattttttttgttaGATCTGCATTTGGGTTTTCGTTCAAACAAAAGGTAGAGCACAGGTTGTAAGCTTTGCAACTTCATAGAAAATTGGTTAATGTTTTTCATTTGAAACACCTAGGAAGGAAAGCTTTAAaggggcatttaaaaaaaaaatttaactTCATATTCATAATTTCCAGCACCAACCCAACAACCCTTATCTTCCTCTATATATTTTATTACAAAACCTAGAAACGTGCACATTTCACaaatgttgatgttggggtggtgctggagatgatacATTTGAAGTTGGAAAATTGTGAAATGTCCCTTTAAGAGTTCAATACGCATACTTCACTATATTGTACGCATAAAgttcatattacagtacatcacaaTAACCTACAAATTACAGTATTTTTCCTCTCCTATCAAAAGATTAAGCAAAGGGGGATTACCCGAAACATGCAGCCAAGGGATTAAAAGGCTCTCCAGGACTTTCTGAAGATTGGGAGCGTTCATCATGACAGTTCAGCGGGCCCATTTCACAGTCCACACATCCTCACATGAAACCAGAGAGCAGAGCAGTCTCAGTGCCTCAGAAGTCAAACCAGGCATGCACTGCCTCACTACATCATTAAGCTAGGACAACTGGTGTTTGATGCGGTGTCTAACCATGCTGACAGAACACTGCTAGCAGTGAGTGGCTGCTAATGATCTCAGATCTCAGCCTCTATCCCGAGTATCTTGGCTCTCTGTGTGACCTGTGTTGAACCAGTCTTTATAACAGGACTGTGCTGTCAGCCCCTTGGTACTTTAACAGACTTCCTTTACAGGTACTACAGTATGCCTGTGTCAGACGTGGGTTGCAATACTATTTCAGGTATTCCAATTACTTTCAAAGACATTTGGAAGTAAGAATTAAGATATTTTTCAAGTAGTTACTTGAAATACTTAAATATACTGACTCAAATACACCCTCGTTCATGGTATTTGAAATAATTTATTTGAAAACAGGTCTAGTCTGTGTTGGGCTCATGTTTTCTAGTGTTTTTTCACAAGCACTGCTCTGACCTCAGTGCTTCGGAGGCATGAGTGTTCAGCGCAGTGGGGTCGCCATCCTGTTTGGTGTACATGCTAGACCCAGGACAAGGCTCCAGGGTGTGTG
This window contains:
- the LOC115135594 gene encoding signal-induced proliferation-associated protein 1-like isoform X4 gives rise to the protein MQSDDLFLRKFCRQRPRPPLATVNFDSKRDGGVRARVLAGEWPPRRDGEGADGESLTNPNRVSLNLRSVGRGHIMQRSNSDVTLGDLDSSGKVGGKATRAVGEKAGAGAQGDSGVVLHREYGSLSSLERQTGLSGTQELSADDQGALSPNALRFKDPFLLLGLHATPPEPDGFFRALSAPTGETPKPAKPPKPEGLSKKAKPSPPQIPQPGPYDNLGGGAWVRNFAHYDVQSILFDLLEAASNRDSIGRKKNITSGASAASTMRPLTQATPSSPSQGGGSGGGAVEDPDQCLLDEGDGNDNELLLSCPHFRNEMGGEERAGLGNTQGRGCLWLSLRNPNDAVSVLEEPRESHVQQQGKSNYFIEHADLGAHYYRKYFYMKDHQNFFGIDDRLGPVAISFRREEKEGSSGAQYNYRIIFRTTELKTLRGSILEESVPSAARHTTPRGLSPKRLLEFIIPELNLHCLRLASTSPKVRDTLLKLDEQGLNFQRKVGVMYCRAGQSSEEDMYNNESSGPAFEEFLDLLGERVKLKGWEKYRAQLDTKTDSTGIQSLYTRYQDYEVMFHVSTMLPYTANNTQQLLRKRHIGNDIVTIVFQEPGALPFTPKAIRSHFQHVFIIIQVEKSCSDHTYYRVAVTRSKDIPLFGPLFPKGARFPRSPAFRDFLLAKAVNAENAAEKAEKFRSMATRTRQEYLKDLAENYVTTTPIDSSTKFPLLSLGGKRKDKLKGAKGAELHSAGALVWAVRATSGNEEETGGQKLPCLLGVSAESVVLIERYTRRVVFNCCCRDVIGWKAVTDSRAIGGPCLDIFYERGEAVSISVMDSQAEEIREMVQRLELVTRGCEAREVTPLRDGVGQPGFLMSEEGFVTDLQRFGYAESGGLQLGARVVRLCGHALVHLGPEERARLLRTAHKIHITVIPPDENGKPRRSFSELYQKAIQDAERKPGEGQSGEAWVLDEREEEEEMEEKEREQGEGKEAETMEGPDEGGEAEDRPSEMGQGEEDQGDQGSLFSTPSLPILRATSLHDHPPNQTMEAINHSQLTRSYSLEYSQDICGGHVYDNVGVKMERHIYENPGELRDATPDLILAVKPKVPLDEEQFVGAELGEERTLARDPSLSSARLSCLDRTERNSRALSLHNSITKILSENTDSSEEEWQSIADLASACRGILEALSQEDRKAGDGTQGADSLTDGKLKDMKDSDSPGHMEKVSQLEDMLKRLQDDLQKPPLTPPSIPAMVV
- the LOC115135594 gene encoding signal-induced proliferation-associated protein 1-like isoform X5; translation: MQSDDLFLRKFCRQRPRPPLATVNFDSKRDGGVRARVLAGEWPPRRDGEGADGESLTNPNRVSLNLRSVGRGHIMQRSNSDVTLGDLDSSGKVGGKATRAVGEKAGAGAQGDSGVVLHREYGSLSSLERQTGLSGTQELSADDQGALSPNALRFKDPFLLLGLHATPPEPDGFFRALSAPTGETPKPAKPPKPEGLSKKAKPSPPQIPQPGPYDNLGGGAWVRNFAHYDVQSILFDLLEAASNRDSIGRKKNITSGASAASTMRPLTQATPSSPSQGGGSGGGAVEDPDQCLLDEGDGNDNELLLSCPHFRNEMGGEERAGLGNTQGRGCLWLSLRNPNDAVSVLEEPRESHVQQQGKSNYFIEHADLGAHYYRKYFYMKDHQNFFGIDDRLGPVAISFRREEKEGSSGAQYNYRIIFRTTELKTLRGSILEESVPSAARHTTPRGLSPKRLLEFIIPELNLHCLRLASTSPKVRDTLLKLDEQGLNFQRKVGVMYCRAGQSSEEDMYNNESSGPAFEEFLDLLGERVKLKGWEKYRAQLDTKTDSTGIQSLYTRYQDYEVMFHVSTMLPYTANNTQQLLRKRHIGNDIVTIVFQEPGALPFTPKAIRSHFQHVFIIIQVEKSCSDHTYYRVAVTRSKDIPLFGPLFPKGARFPRSPAFRDFLLAKAVNAENAAEKAEKFRSMATRTRQEYLKDLAENYVTTTPIDSSTKFPLLSLGGKRKDKLKGAKGAELHSAGALVWAVRATSGNEEETGGQKLPCLLGVSAESVVLIERYTRRVVFNCCCRDVIGWKAVTDSRAIGGPCLDIFYERGEAVSISVMDSQAEEIREMVQRLELVTRGCEAREVTPLRDGVGQPGFLMSEEGFVTDLQRFGYAESGGLQLGARVVRLCGHALVHLGPEERARLLRTAHKIHITVIPPDENGKPRRSFSELYQKAIQDAERKPGEGQSGEAWVLDEREEEEEMEEKEREQGEGKEAETMEGPDEGGEAEDRPSEMGQGEEDQGDQGSLFSTPSLPILRATSLHDHPPNQTMEAINHSQLTRSYSLEYSQDICGGHVYDNVGVKMERHIYENPGELRDATPDLILAVKPKVPLDEEQFVGAELGEERTLARDPSLSSARLSCLDRTERNSRALSLHNSITKILSENTDSSEEEWQSIADLASACRGILEALSQEDRKAGDGTQGADSLTDGKLKDMKDSDSPGHMEKVSQLEDMLKRLQDDLQKVHC